The following coding sequences are from one Panthera leo isolate Ple1 chromosome E1, P.leo_Ple1_pat1.1, whole genome shotgun sequence window:
- the PLEKHH3 gene encoding pleckstrin homology domain-containing family H member 3 isoform X3 has translation MPLPGGLWWLLCCRRGFTLLHRDYGDGELSGDGDEDEDEETFELRTPSPAGGGRGPLDVTLTQPVRSGPASDRLQSWEETRSLIPEKGPPEEDPDVVVKGWLYREPRGGGARPWLPPRRAWFVLTRDSLDQFSSSGKGARRLGSLVLTSLCSVTGPERRPKETGLWSVTVSGRKHSIRLCSPRQAEAERWGVALREVIASKAPLETPTQLLLRDIQESCGDPEAVALIYRRNPILRHTSGALYAPLLPLPYGVSAPGPGYAPLREEAVRLFLALQALEGARRPGPLMQGVLQTCRDLPALRDELFLQLAKQTSGPAGPPGPPATQDPAALRYWQLLTCMSCTFRPGGAVRGHLLGHLERTEQALPDTELAEYARFIRKALGRTRGRELVPSLAEISALSRRQELLCTVHCPGAGACPVAIDSHTTAGEVARELVGRLGLARSRNAFALYEQRGAQERALAGSTLVADVLTSLAAEEAGLDDSTDSGWRLCLRLHGPLHPEGLSPDGHELPFLFEQAHALLLRGRPPPPEDTLRALAALRLQSLHRDFSPREPLPPLDRLLPPPAPPREDPPRPVPRPPPSAALLAGAIWSPGLAKRRAERTRRGGGAGSTAGSVAREGGSGAGTAAAVLGGWKRLRGMGRAEAMAAYLALAAQCPGFGAARYDVLELSTEPGGGTPQKLCLGLGAKAMSLSRPGETEPIHCVSYGHVAACQLMGPHTLALRVGESQLLLQSPQVEEIMQLVNAYLPSPSPERPCRSPSPPCQDLPDTSPPSQHPGLDEPQGQSGCLGQLQD, from the exons ATGCCTCTCCCCGGGGGATTGTGGTGGCTCCTCTGCTGCCGTCGAGGCTTTACTCTTCTGCACCGGGACTACGGGGACGGCGAGCTTAGCGGGGACGgggacgaggacgaggacgaggagaCCTTTGAGCTGCGGACCCCGAGTCCAGCGGGCGGCGGGAGG GGCCCCTTGGACGTGACGCTGACTCAGCCGGTGAGGAGCGGGCCAGCCTCTGACAG GCTGCAGAGCTGGGAGGAGACGCGAAGTCTCATCCCAGAGAAGGGGCCGCCGGAGGAGGACCCGGACGTCGTGGTGAAAG GTTGGCTGTACCGAGAGCCCCGCGGAGGAGGGGCGCGGCCCTGGTTGCCCCCGCGCCGGGCCTGGTTCGTGCTCACCAGGGACTCCCTGGATCAGTTCAGCAGCAGCGGGAAGGGGGCGCGGCGCCTCGGGAGCCTCGTGCTCACCAGCTTGTGTTCGGTGACCGGCCCGGAGCGCCGACCCAAAGAGACCG GTCTGTGGTCAGTGACCGTGTCTGGCCGGAAGCACAGCATCCGGCTCTGCTCCCCGCGCCAGGCTGAGGCGGAGCGCTGGGGGGTGGCGTTGCGAGAAGTGATCGCCTCCAAGGCACCACTGGAGACCCCTACCCAGCTGCTGCTTAGGGACATTCAG GAGAGTTGCGGGGATCCGGAAGCTGTGGCCCTTATTTACCGACGGAACCCAATTCTGAGGCACACCAGTGGGGCCTTGTACGCTccactcctgcccctgccctacgGTGTCAGCGCCCCAG gTCCGGGCTACGCACCCTTGCGCGAGGAGGCGGTGCGGCTGTTCCTGGCGCTGCAGGCGCTGGAGGGGGCGCGGCGCCCCGGGCCCCTGATGCAGGGTGTGCTCCAAACCTGCCGGGACCTGCCTGCGCTCCGCGACGAGCTCTTCCTGCAGCTGGCTAAGCAGACCTCGGGCCCCGCAGGCCCCCCTGGGCCCCCAGCTACCCAAGACCCCGCAGCCCTTCGGTACTGGCAGCTCCTCACCTGCATGAGCTGCACCTTCCGGCCTGGGGGAGCTGTGAGGGGGCACCTCCTGGGGCATCTGGAAag GACCGAGCAGGCGCTCCCGGACACAGAACTGGCGGAATATGCGCGCTTCATCCGGAAAGCGCTGGGCCGGACGCGCGGCCGGGAGCTGGTGCCTTCTCTGGCAGAGATTTCAGCGTTGAGCCGACGACAGGAGCTTTTGTGCACCGTGCACTGTCCGGGGGCTGGTGCCTGCCCTGTGGCCATAGACTCTCACACCACAGCGGGGGAG GTTGCTCGAGAGCTCGTGGGACGGCTGGGCTTGGCCCGTAGCCGGAACGCATTCGCGCTGTATGAGCAGCGAGGGGCCCAGGAGCGAGCCCTGGCTGGGAGCACTCTCGTGGCCGACGTGCTCACCAG TTTGGCAGCGGAGGAAGCCGGGCTGGATGATTCGACGGACTCTGGTTGGAGACTATGCCTGCGTCTTCACGGGCCTCTGCACCCAGAGGGGCTGTCCCCAGACGGTCACGAACTGCCTTTCCTCTTTGAGCAG GCTCACGCTCTGCTGCTCCGCGGCCGGCCGCCCCCGCCCGAAGACACGCTGCGCGCCCTGGCGGCGCTGCGTCTGCAGAGCCTGCACCGAGACTTCTCCCCCAGGGAGCCCCTGCCACCCCTGGACCGCCTGctgccgccccccgccccgccacgtGAAGACCCTCCCCGCCCAgtccccaggcctcctccctccGCCGCCCTGCTGGCCGGGGCAATCTGGAGTCCGGGCCTGGCCAAGAGGCGGGCGGAGAGGACCCGGCGCGGCGGCGGGGCCGGCAGCACGGCGGGAAGCGTGGCCCGCGAGGGAGGAAGTGGCGCCGGCACGGCGGCCGCTGTGCTGGGCGGCTGGAAGCGGCTACGGGGCATGGGCCGAGCTGAGGCCATGGCTGCCTACCTGGCTCTGGCGGCGCAGTGTCCAGGGTTCGGCGCTGCTCGGTATGACGTTCTGGAGCTGAGCACg GAGCCTGGTGGGGGCACTCCACAGAAGCTATGCCTGGGCTTGGGAGCCAAGGCCATGTCCCTCTCCCGGCCAGGTGAGACAGAGCCCATCCACTGTGTCAGCTATGGCCATGTGGCCGCCTGCCAACTGATGGGCCCCCACACCCTGGCActgagggtgggagagagccagCTCCTCCTGCAGAGTCCCCAG GTGGAAGAGATCATGCAGCTGGTGAATGCCTATTTGCCCAGTCCCTCCCCCGAGAGGCCCTGCCGCAGCCCTTCTCCTCCATGCCAAGACCTGCCAGACACCTCCCCTCCCAGCCAGCACCCGGGCCTGGACGAGCCCCAGGGACAGTCTGGCTGTTTGGGGCAGCTGCAGGACTGA
- the CCR10 gene encoding C-C chemokine receptor type 10 gives MGTEPAEQVSWSPYSGYDEEAYSAEPLPELCYKADVQAFSRAFQPSVSLAVAALGLAGNGLVLATHLAARRAVRSPTSAHLLQLALADLLLALTLPFAAAGALQGWSLGSATCRAISGLYSASFHAGFLFLACISADRYVAIARALPAGPRPSAPGRAHVVSAIVWLLSLLLALPALLFSQDGQREGQRRCRLIFPEGLAQTVKGASAVAQVVLGFALPLGVMAACYALLGRTLLAARGPERRRALRVVVALVAAFVVLQLPYSLALLLDTADLLAARERSCPASKRKDLALLVTGGLALARCGLNPVLYAFLGLRFRQDLRRLLRGGSCSPGPRPRGRCPRRPRLSSCSAPTETHSVSSWDY, from the exons ATGGGGACGGAGCCTGCAGAacag GTCTCCTGGAGCCCCTACTCTGGGTATGATGAGGAGGCATACTCAGCTGAGCCATTGCCAGAACTCTGCTACAAGGCGGATGTCCAGGCCTTCAGTCGGGCCTTCCAACCCAGTGTCTCCCTGGCAGTGGCTGCACTGGGTCTGGCCGGCAATGGCCTGGTCCTGGCCACCCACCTGGCAGCCCGACGTGCTGTCCGTTCGCCCACTTCTGCCCACCTGCTCCAGCTGGCCCTGGCCGACCTTCTGCTGGCCCTAACCCTGCCGTTCGCCGCAGCCGGGGCTCTGCAgggctggagtctgggaagtGCCACCTGCCGCGCCATCTCGGGCCTCTACTCGGCCTCCTTCCACGCTGGCTTCCTCTTCCTGGCCTGTATCAGCGCcgaccgctatgtggccatcgcGCGGGCCCTCCCCGCTGGACCGAGGCCCTCTGCGCCAGGCCGCGCACACGTGGTCTCAGCCATCGTATGGCTGCTGTCGCTGCTTCTCGCGCTGCCTGCTCTCCTTTTCAGCCAGGATGGGCAGCGGGAAGGCCAGCGGCGCTGCCGTCTCATCTTTCCCGAGGGCCTCGCGCAGACGGTGAAGGGGGCAAGCGCCGTGGCGCAGGTGGTCCTGGGCTTCGCGCTGCCGCTGGGCGTCATGGCCGCCTGCTATGCGCTCCTGGGCCGCACGCTGCTGGCCGCCAGGGGGCCCGAGCGCCGGCGTGCGCTGCGCGTCGTGGTGGCCCTGGTGGCGGCCTTCGTGGTCCTGCAGCTGCCCTACAGTCTCGCCCTGCTACTGGATACGGCCGACCTACTGGCTGCCCGCGAGCGGAGCTGCCCTGCCAGCAAGCGCAAGGATCTGGCACTGCTCGTGACCGGAGGGTTGGCCCTGGCCCGCTGCGGCCTCAACCCCGTACTCTACGCCTTTTTGGGCCTGCGATTCCGCCAGGACCTGCGGAGGCTGCTGCGGGGTGGGAGCTGCAGCCCAGGGCCTCGCCCCCGGGGCCGCtgcccccgccggccccgcctCTCTTCCTGTTCGGCTCCCACTGAGACCCACAGTGTCTCCTCCTGGGACTACTAG
- the LOC122206027 gene encoding tubulin gamma-2 chain isoform X1, which produces MPREIITLQLGQCGNQIGFEFWKQLCAEHGISPEGIVEEFATEGTDRKDVFFYQADDEHYIPRAVLLDLEPRVIHSILNSPYAKLYNPENIYLSEHGGGAGNNWASGFSQGEKIHEDIFDIIDREADGSDSLEGFVLCHSIAGGTGSGLGSYLLERLNDRYPKKLVQTYSVFPNQDEMSDVVVQPYNSLLTLKRLTQNADCVVVLDNTALNRIATDRLHIQNPSFSQINQLVSTIMSASTTTLRYPGYMNNDLIGLIASLIPTPRLHFLMTGYTPLTTDQSVASVRKTTVLDVMRRLLQPKNVMVSTGRDRQTNHCYIAILNIIQGEVDPTQVHKSLQRIRERKLANFIPWGPASIQVALSRKSPYLPSAHRVSGLMMANHTSISSLFESSCQQYDKLRKREAFLEQFRKEDIFKENFDELDTSREVVQELIDEYHAATRPDYISWGAQEQ; this is translated from the exons ATGCCCCGGGAGATCATCACCCTGCAGCTGGGCCAGTGCGGCAAccaga TTGGGTTCGAGTTCTGGAAACAACTGTGTGCTGAGCATGGTATCAGCCCCGAGGGCATCGTGGAGGAGTTCGCCACCGAGGGCACTGACCGCAAGGACGTCTTTTTCTACCAG GCAGACGATGAGCACTACATCCCCAGGGCCGTGCTGCTGGACCTGGAGCCCCGGGTGATCCACTCCATCCTCAACTCCCCCTATGCCAAGCTCTACAACCCAGAGAACATCTACCTGTCAGagcatggaggaggggctggcAACAACTGGGCCAGTGGATTCTCGCAG GGTGAGAAAATCCATGAAGACATTTTTGATATCATAGACCGAGAAGCAGATGGAAGTGACAGCTTAGAG GGCTTTGTGCTGTGTCATTCCATTGCTGGGGGGACCGGTTCTGGCCTGGGTTCCTACCTTCTGGAACGACTGAATGACAG GTATCCCAAGAAGCTGGTGCAGACATACTCAGTGTTTCCCAACCAGGACGAGATGAGCGATGTGGTGGTCCAGCCCTACaactccctgctcacgctcaagAGGCTGACCCAGAACGCAGACTGTGTG GTGGTACTGGACAACACAGCCCTGAACCGGATCGCCACAGACCGCCTGCACATCCAGAACCCATCCTTCTCCCAGATCAACCAGCTG GTGTCCACCATCATGTCAGCCAGCACCACCACCCTGCGCTACCCTGGCTACATGAACAACGACCTCATCGGCCTCATCGCCTCGCTCATCCCCACTCCTCGACTCCACTTCCTCATGACCGGCTATACCCCGCTCACCACGGACCAGTCG GTGGCCAGCGTGAGGAAGACCACAGTCCTGGATGTCATGAGGCGGCTGCTGCAGCCCAAGAACGTGATGGTGTCCACGGGCCGGGATCGCCAGACCAACCATTGCTACATCGCCATCCTCAACATCATCCAGGGGGAGGTGGACCCCACCCAG GTCCACAAGAGTCTGCAGAGGATCCGGGAGCGGAAGTTGGCCAACTTCATCCCCTGGGGCCCTGCCAGCATCCAGGTGGCCCTGTCAAGGAAGTCTCCCTACCTGCCTTCGGCCCACCGGGTCAGTGGGCTCATGATGGCCAACCACACCAGCATCTCCTCG CTCTTTGAAAGTTCCTGCCAGCAGTATGACAAGCTGCGGAAGCGGGAGGCCTTCCTGGAGCAGTTCCGCAAGGAGGACATCTTCAAGGAGAACTTTGATGAGCTGGACACGTCCAGGGAGGTTGTGCAGGAACTCATCGACGAGTACCATGCAGCCACACGGCCAGACTACATCTCCTGGGGCGCCCAGGAGCAGTGA
- the PLEKHH3 gene encoding pleckstrin homology domain-containing family H member 3 isoform X2 — translation MPELPPRGRGRGGEGILRLGAVAGTPRTGSWGRPLFEDPSSLPCHSRQNSRPSLGPLDVTLTQPVRSGPASDRLQSWEETRSLIPEKGPPEEDPDVVVKGWLYREPRGGGARPWLPPRRAWFVLTRDSLDQFSSSGKGARRLGSLVLTSLCSVTGPERRPKETGLWSVTVSGRKHSIRLCSPRQAEAERWGVALREVIASKAPLETPTQLLLRDIQESCGDPEAVALIYRRNPILRHTSGALYAPLLPLPYGVSAPGPGYAPLREEAVRLFLALQALEGARRPGPLMQGVLQTCRDLPALRDELFLQLAKQTSGPAGPPGPPATQDPAALRYWQLLTCMSCTFRPGGAVRGHLLGHLERTEQALPDTELAEYARFIRKALGRTRGRELVPSLAEISALSRRQELLCTVHCPGAGACPVAIDSHTTAGEVARELVGRLGLARSRNAFALYEQRGAQERALAGSTLVADVLTRFENLAAEEAGLDDSTDSGWRLCLRLHGPLHPEGLSPDGHELPFLFEQAHALLLRGRPPPPEDTLRALAALRLQSLHRDFSPREPLPPLDRLLPPPAPPREDPPRPVPRPPPSAALLAGAIWSPGLAKRRAERTRRGGGAGSTAGSVAREGGSGAGTAAAVLGGWKRLRGMGRAEAMAAYLALAAQCPGFGAARYDVLELSTEPGGGTPQKLCLGLGAKAMSLSRPGETEPIHCVSYGHVAACQLMGPHTLALRVGESQLLLQSPQVEEIMQLVNAYLPSPSPERPCRSPSPPCQDLPDTSPPSQHPGLDEPQGQSGCLGQLQD, via the exons ATGCCGGAGCTCCCGCCGCGGGGacgtgggagagggggagaaggcaTCCTCAGATTGGGGGCCGTGGCAGGGACCCCACGGACAGGGAGCTGGGGGCGACCGCTCTTCGAGGACCCATCGTCATTACCCTGCCACTCAAGACAGAACTCTCGGCCCTCCCTG GGCCCCTTGGACGTGACGCTGACTCAGCCGGTGAGGAGCGGGCCAGCCTCTGACAG GCTGCAGAGCTGGGAGGAGACGCGAAGTCTCATCCCAGAGAAGGGGCCGCCGGAGGAGGACCCGGACGTCGTGGTGAAAG GTTGGCTGTACCGAGAGCCCCGCGGAGGAGGGGCGCGGCCCTGGTTGCCCCCGCGCCGGGCCTGGTTCGTGCTCACCAGGGACTCCCTGGATCAGTTCAGCAGCAGCGGGAAGGGGGCGCGGCGCCTCGGGAGCCTCGTGCTCACCAGCTTGTGTTCGGTGACCGGCCCGGAGCGCCGACCCAAAGAGACCG GTCTGTGGTCAGTGACCGTGTCTGGCCGGAAGCACAGCATCCGGCTCTGCTCCCCGCGCCAGGCTGAGGCGGAGCGCTGGGGGGTGGCGTTGCGAGAAGTGATCGCCTCCAAGGCACCACTGGAGACCCCTACCCAGCTGCTGCTTAGGGACATTCAG GAGAGTTGCGGGGATCCGGAAGCTGTGGCCCTTATTTACCGACGGAACCCAATTCTGAGGCACACCAGTGGGGCCTTGTACGCTccactcctgcccctgccctacgGTGTCAGCGCCCCAG gTCCGGGCTACGCACCCTTGCGCGAGGAGGCGGTGCGGCTGTTCCTGGCGCTGCAGGCGCTGGAGGGGGCGCGGCGCCCCGGGCCCCTGATGCAGGGTGTGCTCCAAACCTGCCGGGACCTGCCTGCGCTCCGCGACGAGCTCTTCCTGCAGCTGGCTAAGCAGACCTCGGGCCCCGCAGGCCCCCCTGGGCCCCCAGCTACCCAAGACCCCGCAGCCCTTCGGTACTGGCAGCTCCTCACCTGCATGAGCTGCACCTTCCGGCCTGGGGGAGCTGTGAGGGGGCACCTCCTGGGGCATCTGGAAag GACCGAGCAGGCGCTCCCGGACACAGAACTGGCGGAATATGCGCGCTTCATCCGGAAAGCGCTGGGCCGGACGCGCGGCCGGGAGCTGGTGCCTTCTCTGGCAGAGATTTCAGCGTTGAGCCGACGACAGGAGCTTTTGTGCACCGTGCACTGTCCGGGGGCTGGTGCCTGCCCTGTGGCCATAGACTCTCACACCACAGCGGGGGAG GTTGCTCGAGAGCTCGTGGGACGGCTGGGCTTGGCCCGTAGCCGGAACGCATTCGCGCTGTATGAGCAGCGAGGGGCCCAGGAGCGAGCCCTGGCTGGGAGCACTCTCGTGGCCGACGTGCTCACCAGGTTTGAGAA TTTGGCAGCGGAGGAAGCCGGGCTGGATGATTCGACGGACTCTGGTTGGAGACTATGCCTGCGTCTTCACGGGCCTCTGCACCCAGAGGGGCTGTCCCCAGACGGTCACGAACTGCCTTTCCTCTTTGAGCAG GCTCACGCTCTGCTGCTCCGCGGCCGGCCGCCCCCGCCCGAAGACACGCTGCGCGCCCTGGCGGCGCTGCGTCTGCAGAGCCTGCACCGAGACTTCTCCCCCAGGGAGCCCCTGCCACCCCTGGACCGCCTGctgccgccccccgccccgccacgtGAAGACCCTCCCCGCCCAgtccccaggcctcctccctccGCCGCCCTGCTGGCCGGGGCAATCTGGAGTCCGGGCCTGGCCAAGAGGCGGGCGGAGAGGACCCGGCGCGGCGGCGGGGCCGGCAGCACGGCGGGAAGCGTGGCCCGCGAGGGAGGAAGTGGCGCCGGCACGGCGGCCGCTGTGCTGGGCGGCTGGAAGCGGCTACGGGGCATGGGCCGAGCTGAGGCCATGGCTGCCTACCTGGCTCTGGCGGCGCAGTGTCCAGGGTTCGGCGCTGCTCGGTATGACGTTCTGGAGCTGAGCACg GAGCCTGGTGGGGGCACTCCACAGAAGCTATGCCTGGGCTTGGGAGCCAAGGCCATGTCCCTCTCCCGGCCAGGTGAGACAGAGCCCATCCACTGTGTCAGCTATGGCCATGTGGCCGCCTGCCAACTGATGGGCCCCCACACCCTGGCActgagggtgggagagagccagCTCCTCCTGCAGAGTCCCCAG GTGGAAGAGATCATGCAGCTGGTGAATGCCTATTTGCCCAGTCCCTCCCCCGAGAGGCCCTGCCGCAGCCCTTCTCCTCCATGCCAAGACCTGCCAGACACCTCCCCTCCCAGCCAGCACCCGGGCCTGGACGAGCCCCAGGGACAGTCTGGCTGTTTGGGGCAGCTGCAGGACTGA
- the LOC122206027 gene encoding uncharacterized protein LOC122206027 isoform X2, with protein sequence MPREIITLQLGQCGNQIGFEFWKQLCAEHGISPEGIVEEFATEGTDRKDVFFYQADDEHYIPRAVLLDLEPRVIHSILNSPYAKLYNPENIYLSEHGGGAGNNWASGFSQGEKIHEDIFDIIDREADGSDSLEVSQEAGADILSVSQPGRDERCGGPALQLPAHAQEADPERRLCGGTGQHSPEPDRHRPPAHPEPILLPDQPAGVHHHVSQHHHPALPWLHEQRPHRPHRLAHPHSSTPLPHDRLYPAHHGPVGGQREEDHSPGCHEAAAAAQERDGVHGPGSPDQPLLHRHPQHHPGGGGPHPGPQESAEDPGAEVGQLHPLGPCQHPGGPVKEVSLPAFGPPGQWAHDGQPHQHLLAL encoded by the exons ATGCCCCGGGAGATCATCACCCTGCAGCTGGGCCAGTGCGGCAAccaga TTGGGTTCGAGTTCTGGAAACAACTGTGTGCTGAGCATGGTATCAGCCCCGAGGGCATCGTGGAGGAGTTCGCCACCGAGGGCACTGACCGCAAGGACGTCTTTTTCTACCAG GCAGACGATGAGCACTACATCCCCAGGGCCGTGCTGCTGGACCTGGAGCCCCGGGTGATCCACTCCATCCTCAACTCCCCCTATGCCAAGCTCTACAACCCAGAGAACATCTACCTGTCAGagcatggaggaggggctggcAACAACTGGGCCAGTGGATTCTCGCAG GGTGAGAAAATCCATGAAGACATTTTTGATATCATAGACCGAGAAGCAGATGGAAGTGACAGCTTAGAG GTATCCCAAGAAGCTGGTGCAGACATACTCAGTGTTTCCCAACCAGGACGAGATGAGCGATGTGGTGGTCCAGCCCTACaactccctgctcacgctcaagAGGCTGACCCAGAACGCAGACTGTGTG GTGGTACTGGACAACACAGCCCTGAACCGGATCGCCACAGACCGCCTGCACATCCAGAACCCATCCTTCTCCCAGATCAACCAGCTG GTGTCCACCATCATGTCAGCCAGCACCACCACCCTGCGCTACCCTGGCTACATGAACAACGACCTCATCGGCCTCATCGCCTCGCTCATCCCCACTCCTCGACTCCACTTCCTCATGACCGGCTATACCCCGCTCACCACGGACCAGTCG GTGGCCAGCGTGAGGAAGACCACAGTCCTGGATGTCATGAGGCGGCTGCTGCAGCCCAAGAACGTGATGGTGTCCACGGGCCGGGATCGCCAGACCAACCATTGCTACATCGCCATCCTCAACATCATCCAGGGGGAGGTGGACCCCACCCAG GTCCACAAGAGTCTGCAGAGGATCCGGGAGCGGAAGTTGGCCAACTTCATCCCCTGGGGCCCTGCCAGCATCCAGGTGGCCCTGTCAAGGAAGTCTCCCTACCTGCCTTCGGCCCACCGGGTCAGTGGGCTCATGATGGCCAACCACACCAGCATCTCCTCG CTCTTTGA
- the PLEKHH3 gene encoding pleckstrin homology domain-containing family H member 3 isoform X1 — MPLPGGLWWLLCCRRGFTLLHRDYGDGELSGDGDEDEDEETFELRTPSPAGGGRGPLDVTLTQPVRSGPASDRLQSWEETRSLIPEKGPPEEDPDVVVKGWLYREPRGGGARPWLPPRRAWFVLTRDSLDQFSSSGKGARRLGSLVLTSLCSVTGPERRPKETGLWSVTVSGRKHSIRLCSPRQAEAERWGVALREVIASKAPLETPTQLLLRDIQESCGDPEAVALIYRRNPILRHTSGALYAPLLPLPYGVSAPGPGYAPLREEAVRLFLALQALEGARRPGPLMQGVLQTCRDLPALRDELFLQLAKQTSGPAGPPGPPATQDPAALRYWQLLTCMSCTFRPGGAVRGHLLGHLERTEQALPDTELAEYARFIRKALGRTRGRELVPSLAEISALSRRQELLCTVHCPGAGACPVAIDSHTTAGEVARELVGRLGLARSRNAFALYEQRGAQERALAGSTLVADVLTRFENLAAEEAGLDDSTDSGWRLCLRLHGPLHPEGLSPDGHELPFLFEQAHALLLRGRPPPPEDTLRALAALRLQSLHRDFSPREPLPPLDRLLPPPAPPREDPPRPVPRPPPSAALLAGAIWSPGLAKRRAERTRRGGGAGSTAGSVAREGGSGAGTAAAVLGGWKRLRGMGRAEAMAAYLALAAQCPGFGAARYDVLELSTEPGGGTPQKLCLGLGAKAMSLSRPGETEPIHCVSYGHVAACQLMGPHTLALRVGESQLLLQSPQVEEIMQLVNAYLPSPSPERPCRSPSPPCQDLPDTSPPSQHPGLDEPQGQSGCLGQLQD, encoded by the exons ATGCCTCTCCCCGGGGGATTGTGGTGGCTCCTCTGCTGCCGTCGAGGCTTTACTCTTCTGCACCGGGACTACGGGGACGGCGAGCTTAGCGGGGACGgggacgaggacgaggacgaggagaCCTTTGAGCTGCGGACCCCGAGTCCAGCGGGCGGCGGGAGG GGCCCCTTGGACGTGACGCTGACTCAGCCGGTGAGGAGCGGGCCAGCCTCTGACAG GCTGCAGAGCTGGGAGGAGACGCGAAGTCTCATCCCAGAGAAGGGGCCGCCGGAGGAGGACCCGGACGTCGTGGTGAAAG GTTGGCTGTACCGAGAGCCCCGCGGAGGAGGGGCGCGGCCCTGGTTGCCCCCGCGCCGGGCCTGGTTCGTGCTCACCAGGGACTCCCTGGATCAGTTCAGCAGCAGCGGGAAGGGGGCGCGGCGCCTCGGGAGCCTCGTGCTCACCAGCTTGTGTTCGGTGACCGGCCCGGAGCGCCGACCCAAAGAGACCG GTCTGTGGTCAGTGACCGTGTCTGGCCGGAAGCACAGCATCCGGCTCTGCTCCCCGCGCCAGGCTGAGGCGGAGCGCTGGGGGGTGGCGTTGCGAGAAGTGATCGCCTCCAAGGCACCACTGGAGACCCCTACCCAGCTGCTGCTTAGGGACATTCAG GAGAGTTGCGGGGATCCGGAAGCTGTGGCCCTTATTTACCGACGGAACCCAATTCTGAGGCACACCAGTGGGGCCTTGTACGCTccactcctgcccctgccctacgGTGTCAGCGCCCCAG gTCCGGGCTACGCACCCTTGCGCGAGGAGGCGGTGCGGCTGTTCCTGGCGCTGCAGGCGCTGGAGGGGGCGCGGCGCCCCGGGCCCCTGATGCAGGGTGTGCTCCAAACCTGCCGGGACCTGCCTGCGCTCCGCGACGAGCTCTTCCTGCAGCTGGCTAAGCAGACCTCGGGCCCCGCAGGCCCCCCTGGGCCCCCAGCTACCCAAGACCCCGCAGCCCTTCGGTACTGGCAGCTCCTCACCTGCATGAGCTGCACCTTCCGGCCTGGGGGAGCTGTGAGGGGGCACCTCCTGGGGCATCTGGAAag GACCGAGCAGGCGCTCCCGGACACAGAACTGGCGGAATATGCGCGCTTCATCCGGAAAGCGCTGGGCCGGACGCGCGGCCGGGAGCTGGTGCCTTCTCTGGCAGAGATTTCAGCGTTGAGCCGACGACAGGAGCTTTTGTGCACCGTGCACTGTCCGGGGGCTGGTGCCTGCCCTGTGGCCATAGACTCTCACACCACAGCGGGGGAG GTTGCTCGAGAGCTCGTGGGACGGCTGGGCTTGGCCCGTAGCCGGAACGCATTCGCGCTGTATGAGCAGCGAGGGGCCCAGGAGCGAGCCCTGGCTGGGAGCACTCTCGTGGCCGACGTGCTCACCAGGTTTGAGAA TTTGGCAGCGGAGGAAGCCGGGCTGGATGATTCGACGGACTCTGGTTGGAGACTATGCCTGCGTCTTCACGGGCCTCTGCACCCAGAGGGGCTGTCCCCAGACGGTCACGAACTGCCTTTCCTCTTTGAGCAG GCTCACGCTCTGCTGCTCCGCGGCCGGCCGCCCCCGCCCGAAGACACGCTGCGCGCCCTGGCGGCGCTGCGTCTGCAGAGCCTGCACCGAGACTTCTCCCCCAGGGAGCCCCTGCCACCCCTGGACCGCCTGctgccgccccccgccccgccacgtGAAGACCCTCCCCGCCCAgtccccaggcctcctccctccGCCGCCCTGCTGGCCGGGGCAATCTGGAGTCCGGGCCTGGCCAAGAGGCGGGCGGAGAGGACCCGGCGCGGCGGCGGGGCCGGCAGCACGGCGGGAAGCGTGGCCCGCGAGGGAGGAAGTGGCGCCGGCACGGCGGCCGCTGTGCTGGGCGGCTGGAAGCGGCTACGGGGCATGGGCCGAGCTGAGGCCATGGCTGCCTACCTGGCTCTGGCGGCGCAGTGTCCAGGGTTCGGCGCTGCTCGGTATGACGTTCTGGAGCTGAGCACg GAGCCTGGTGGGGGCACTCCACAGAAGCTATGCCTGGGCTTGGGAGCCAAGGCCATGTCCCTCTCCCGGCCAGGTGAGACAGAGCCCATCCACTGTGTCAGCTATGGCCATGTGGCCGCCTGCCAACTGATGGGCCCCCACACCCTGGCActgagggtgggagagagccagCTCCTCCTGCAGAGTCCCCAG GTGGAAGAGATCATGCAGCTGGTGAATGCCTATTTGCCCAGTCCCTCCCCCGAGAGGCCCTGCCGCAGCCCTTCTCCTCCATGCCAAGACCTGCCAGACACCTCCCCTCCCAGCCAGCACCCGGGCCTGGACGAGCCCCAGGGACAGTCTGGCTGTTTGGGGCAGCTGCAGGACTGA